From Pseudanabaena sp. PCC 6802, one genomic window encodes:
- a CDS encoding LCP family protein produces MSTNPITNLVKSSQRGKFIKRLPKISTRLKVLLVSLALLSGSMGAALAFLMTSKPFQQTQTSGITNSNSMTATTAGLPELTRSVNILILGTIVLTSDLPDAEQQPKGRYLAQVNSTLNGQSDAILLVRFDPFTKKLTALSIPRDSRVNIPELGYRKINAANYVGGASLSAQIVSQTLGNVEIDRYFRVNVDGFGKLIDALGGVDIYVPKRMKYQDDSQHLYINLNPGQQHLDGNKAIQYMRFRHDDLGDIGRVQRQQTLIRALIEQKLNLATISRLPDILAVLKENIDTNLSVEEMLALAAFAAKTDRKNAQMLMAPGRFSAPNEYPISYWILNERHLMRLMANYFQVNVPSEALDEVNRSPSSLRVAVQDSISNPEGVKVAKDILVKAGYGDVFPADEPWANPLEKTKIIAQQGDLESAEEVRNTLGIGEIVLESTGSLESDVTVRLGRDWLDLKSIQVYKPKPLLDRS; encoded by the coding sequence GTGTCAACCAACCCCATTACCAATCTCGTCAAGAGTTCACAACGAGGCAAGTTCATCAAACGCTTGCCAAAGATCTCAACCAGGTTGAAGGTTTTACTTGTCAGTCTTGCTTTACTTTCAGGTAGTATGGGAGCTGCTTTAGCATTTCTCATGACAAGCAAGCCGTTTCAGCAAACCCAGACCTCAGGAATTACCAACTCTAATAGCATGACAGCCACTACGGCTGGACTGCCGGAGTTAACTCGCTCTGTTAACATCCTGATCCTGGGCACGATCGTCCTTACTTCAGATTTGCCGGATGCCGAACAACAGCCTAAGGGTAGATATTTAGCCCAAGTCAATTCCACACTCAATGGACAAAGCGATGCGATTTTACTAGTACGCTTTGACCCATTTACTAAAAAGCTTACAGCACTTTCTATACCGCGAGATAGTCGTGTAAATATTCCAGAACTTGGCTACCGCAAAATTAATGCGGCAAATTATGTGGGTGGGGCTTCTCTGTCAGCCCAAATCGTCAGCCAAACTCTAGGTAACGTTGAGATCGATCGCTACTTTCGCGTAAATGTCGATGGGTTTGGGAAGTTAATCGACGCTCTAGGTGGTGTAGACATCTACGTACCCAAGCGCATGAAGTACCAGGACGATAGCCAGCACCTCTATATAAATCTCAATCCCGGTCAGCAGCACCTGGACGGCAACAAGGCAATTCAGTACATGCGCTTCCGCCATGACGATCTTGGTGATATCGGACGAGTTCAACGCCAGCAAACACTTATTCGCGCTCTGATCGAACAAAAGTTAAACTTGGCAACCATCTCGCGTTTGCCGGATATCCTGGCTGTTTTGAAGGAGAACATCGATACTAACCTCTCCGTTGAGGAAATGCTAGCTCTTGCAGCTTTTGCCGCTAAAACAGATCGTAAAAACGCGCAGATGCTGATGGCTCCCGGTCGTTTTAGCGCTCCCAATGAATATCCCATAAGTTATTGGATTTTGAATGAAAGGCATCTAATGCGATTAATGGCTAACTATTTTCAGGTTAACGTTCCTTCTGAAGCTTTAGATGAGGTCAACCGCTCGCCTAGCAGTCTTAGGGTAGCTGTTCAGGATAGTATTTCTAATCCTGAAGGGGTGAAAGTAGCTAAGGATATCCTGGTCAAAGCAGGTTATGGGGACGTGTTTCCTGCAGATGAACCTTGGGCGAACCCCTTAGAAAAGACTAAGATTATTGCCCAGCAGGGAGATCTAGAAAGCGCTGAGGAGGTACGCAATACCTTGGGTATTGGTGAAATCGTGTTGGAGTCTACTGGATCGTTGGAATCCGATGTGACAGTAAGGCTTGGTAGGGATTGGCTAGATCTCAAATCTATTCAAGTATACAAGCCCAAACCATTACTAGATAGAAGCTAA
- a CDS encoding YidH family protein, whose product MMYLFKPREYEPEKVEKAKRSNPSRVRDHLANERTYLAWMRTAIALMGFGVVIIRLRALKPPLSPEPGNGWKLGLAFAIAGLLTVLLTTQHYFAVRYDIDEDVYEPPDRWVILFSLAIAFLGAGVIYFVFTAPITPMGLLVPE is encoded by the coding sequence ATGATGTATCTGTTCAAACCAAGAGAATACGAACCGGAGAAGGTTGAGAAAGCCAAACGATCCAATCCATCGCGGGTGCGAGATCACCTTGCCAACGAACGCACTTATTTGGCATGGATGCGAACTGCGATCGCCCTGATGGGGTTCGGTGTTGTCATCATTCGACTGCGCGCTCTTAAACCTCCTCTATCTCCCGAACCAGGTAACGGTTGGAAGTTGGGGTTAGCCTTTGCGATCGCGGGCTTGTTGACCGTACTGCTGACTACGCAGCACTACTTTGCGGTTCGCTACGACATCGATGAAGATGTCTACGAACCGCCGGATCGGTGGGTGATTCTCTTTAGTTTGGCGATCGCCTTCTTAGGCGCGGGCGTAATTTACTTTGTGTTTACAGCCCCTATCACTCCTATGGGATTGCTCGTACCCGAATAG
- a CDS encoding cadmium resistance transporter gives MGWLTSVIVAGIVSFVATNIDDLVILTLFFAQVNASFHPKHIAIGQYLGFTAIILLSLPGFFGGLILPRAWIGFLGIVPLIIGIANLMNRNADNGEVKTVSVEFARTKFRNSPMVTSIAHLLTPHTFNVAAVTFANGGDNIGIYIPLFANCDLPSLGVTLSVFYLLIGVWCFIAYWLTRRSAIARPIARYGKKVMPFVLIGLGIYILAESGSLQLLQKSLFTA, from the coding sequence ATGGGTTGGCTAACAAGTGTAATAGTTGCAGGGATTGTCTCCTTTGTCGCTACTAACATCGATGATCTTGTCATTCTGACGCTCTTCTTTGCCCAGGTAAATGCTTCTTTCCATCCCAAACATATCGCGATCGGACAGTATCTAGGTTTTACCGCAATTATCCTTTTGAGTCTACCTGGATTCTTTGGCGGTTTGATTTTGCCGAGAGCATGGATTGGTTTTCTGGGAATCGTTCCCCTAATTATCGGGATCGCAAATCTGATGAATCGAAACGCAGATAACGGAGAGGTCAAAACAGTATCAGTAGAATTTGCTCGCACCAAATTTCGCAATTCCCCTATGGTTACATCAATCGCCCATCTTCTGACTCCCCACACTTTCAATGTTGCCGCCGTGACCTTTGCCAACGGAGGAGACAACATCGGTATTTACATCCCATTGTTCGCGAACTGCGATCTGCCCAGCTTGGGAGTAACGCTGAGCGTTTTCTATCTGTTGATTGGAGTGTGGTGTTTTATCGCTTATTGGTTGACTCGCCGATCGGCGATCGCCCGCCCGATCGCCCGTTACGGGAAGAAGGTCATGCCATTCGTTCTGATCGGTTTGGGAATCTACATTCTGGCTGAAAGCGGCAGCTTGCAGTTACTGCAAAAGAGCTTATTTACTGCTTAG